Proteins co-encoded in one Arthrobacter sp. ERGS1:01 genomic window:
- the hpf gene encoding ribosome hibernation-promoting factor, HPF/YfiA family, which yields MEFMISGRNLSVSDRFREYAGEKLAKIEQLANKVQRVDVKVSKETKSRTAESPLTVELTVVGRGPVIRAEAAAADKFAAFDLAYGKLLERLRRAKDRKKVHHGRHAPVAVNEATGSLTPVSSSEPIYAQSAPAAVEEKSPYDIENDIPAGDSPVLIRRKVFPAAALTLDDAVDNMELVGHDFYLFIDSSSGIPSVVYRRRGWTYGVICLDPNVENAEGAEEISAYRSPDEPARV from the coding sequence ATGGAGTTCATGATCAGCGGTCGCAACCTGAGTGTTTCAGACCGTTTCCGCGAATACGCCGGCGAGAAGCTCGCGAAGATCGAACAGCTGGCCAACAAGGTCCAGCGGGTTGACGTGAAGGTCTCCAAGGAGACCAAGTCCCGTACTGCAGAGTCCCCCCTCACGGTGGAGCTGACCGTTGTGGGCCGCGGCCCGGTAATCCGCGCGGAGGCAGCAGCCGCGGACAAGTTCGCTGCTTTTGACCTGGCCTACGGAAAGCTTTTGGAGAGGCTGCGCAGGGCCAAGGACAGGAAGAAGGTCCACCACGGACGGCACGCCCCCGTCGCCGTGAACGAAGCCACAGGATCGCTGACTCCCGTCAGCAGTTCCGAGCCGATCTACGCGCAGAGCGCGCCGGCCGCCGTGGAGGAAAAGTCTCCCTACGACATTGAAAACGACATCCCGGCAGGAGATTCGCCGGTGCTGATCCGCCGGAAGGTGTTCCCGGCCGCCGCACTGACCCTCGATGACGCCGTCGACAACATGGAATTGGTCGGTCACGACTTCTACCTGTTCATCGACTCCTCCTCCGGCATCCCGTCAGTGGTCTACCGCCGTCGCGGGTGGACGTACGGAGTCATCTGCCTGGATCCCAATGTGGAGAACGCCGAAGGGGCCGAGGAAATCTCCGCCTACCGTTCGCCGGATGAGCCGGCCCGCGTGTAA
- a CDS encoding ComF family protein — protein MDAKQRHPGVRDAPGTGAGRHRGTAGTWRARTMLWWADAWREFQFLVMPAECVVCGCDDAALCAPCAAALRRQTRTPFRAEHGADALMSIFGHALLPVVASGEYRDGLSAAILAFKNHGRTELGPVLGRCLARGIAALPEYVPGTRGRPLVLVPVPSTGTGWRRRGYDPVAVLLRALERERRLPAGVSVAPLLGVKIRLPWHRHHQKGLGRAARRANVRNTMHIRGRPLMFFRPPATIAGAYVVVVDDVLTTGSTVREAAQTLENAGALVCGEVVLAVAGAPASDAGEAPFPRRAENSFAAKDE, from the coding sequence ATGGATGCAAAGCAGCGGCACCCCGGGGTCCGGGACGCTCCCGGCACCGGTGCCGGCCGCCACCGCGGCACGGCCGGTACGTGGCGGGCTCGGACAATGCTCTGGTGGGCTGACGCCTGGCGGGAGTTCCAATTCCTGGTGATGCCCGCCGAATGCGTCGTGTGCGGGTGCGACGACGCGGCCCTGTGCGCGCCGTGCGCAGCCGCGTTGCGGCGGCAGACCCGGACACCGTTTCGGGCCGAACACGGTGCCGATGCGCTGATGAGCATCTTCGGGCACGCCCTCCTGCCCGTGGTGGCAAGCGGCGAGTACCGGGACGGGCTGTCGGCGGCCATCCTGGCGTTCAAGAATCACGGCCGCACCGAACTTGGACCGGTACTGGGCCGCTGCCTGGCTCGCGGGATTGCGGCCCTGCCGGAGTACGTCCCGGGCACCCGGGGCCGCCCGCTTGTCCTGGTGCCCGTCCCGAGCACGGGAACGGGGTGGCGCCGTCGCGGCTACGACCCCGTCGCGGTGCTCCTGCGGGCGCTGGAGCGCGAGCGCAGGTTGCCGGCCGGCGTGTCGGTGGCACCCCTCCTGGGCGTGAAGATCCGGCTGCCATGGCACCGGCACCACCAGAAGGGACTGGGCCGCGCCGCACGGCGCGCAAACGTCCGTAACACAATGCATATCAGGGGCCGGCCGCTGATGTTTTTTCGGCCCCCGGCGACCATTGCGGGGGCCTATGTGGTGGTGGTTGACGACGTCCTCACCACGGGGTCAACCGTGCGCGAAGCGGCTCAAACACTGGAAAACGCGGGGGCCCTGGTGTGCGGCGAGGTGGTCCTGGCGGTGGCCGGGGCGCCGGCTTCGGATGCCGGTGAAGCACCGTTCCCAAGACGCGCCGAAAATAGTTTTGCCGCAAAAGATGAATAA
- the secA gene encoding preprotein translocase subunit SecA has product MPSLLERVLRTGDRKTLKRLTVLADAIDSLEDSFQTFTDAELREETEKLKLRHKDGETLDDLLPESFAAVREASSRTLGLRHFRVQLMGGAALHLGNIAEMKTGEGKTLVATAPAFLNSLGGNGVHVVTVNDYLAQYQSELMGRVFRFLGQTSGCILSNQDPSVRRLQYAADITYGTNNEFGFDYLRDNMAWSKDELVQRGHNFAIVDEVDSILIDEARTPLIISGPASGDANRWYGEFAKVVLRLDNETDYEVDEKKRTVGVLENGIEKVEDYLGISNLYESANTPLIGFLNNAIKAKELFKRDKDYVIMDGEVLIVDEHTGRILAGRRYNEGMHQAIEAKEGVEIKAENQTLATVTLQNYFRLYDKLSGMTGTAETEAAEFMGTYSLGVVPIPTNKSMQRKDQSDLVYKNEIVKFDAVVEDIAERHETGQPVLVGTTSVEKSEYLSKKLSEKGIKHEVLNAKNHAREAAIVAQAGRRGAVTVATNMAGRGTDIMLGGNAEFNAVAALAAKGLDPEETPEEYEAAWHEAFEAAKDAVKDEHEAVLEAGGLYVLGTERHESRRIDNQLRGRSGRQGDPGESRFYLSLTDDLMRLFNSGAAERLMSRSSMPDDVALESKLVSKAIASAQGQVEARNAEQRKNVLKYDDVLNRQREAIYGDRRRILEGDDLHEKVQFFLEDTVNEIIEAAIAEGHPGDWDFNTLWTNLRTIYPVAVTPDDLAEEAGGPGRITAEMLKTELLSDAQVAYREREAALGSETMRELERRVVLSVVGRKWQEHLYEMDYLKEGIGLRAMAQRDPLVEYQREGFEMFQSMMAAIREESVGFLFNLEVQVENAPETAVGVVAEAPAGLMDRVAGASEADHNHTGPRITAPGLEEPAKPAQLQFTAPDAQGDAETHVERRSSGDGLPPSAKRAGNKTAKKKKKR; this is encoded by the coding sequence GTGCCATCACTTCTTGAGCGGGTCCTTCGAACAGGCGATCGCAAGACGCTCAAACGACTCACCGTGCTCGCAGACGCCATTGATTCGCTGGAGGATTCTTTCCAAACCTTCACCGACGCTGAGCTGCGTGAAGAAACGGAAAAGCTGAAGCTGCGCCACAAGGACGGCGAGACGCTCGATGACCTGCTGCCCGAGTCCTTCGCCGCCGTGCGCGAAGCATCCTCGCGCACCCTGGGCCTGCGCCACTTCCGTGTCCAGCTCATGGGTGGTGCCGCCCTGCACCTGGGCAACATTGCCGAAATGAAGACCGGTGAGGGAAAGACCCTGGTCGCCACGGCGCCGGCATTCCTGAACTCGCTCGGCGGCAATGGCGTCCACGTGGTCACGGTCAACGACTACCTGGCCCAGTACCAGTCCGAGCTCATGGGACGCGTGTTCCGCTTCCTGGGCCAGACCAGCGGCTGCATCCTCTCCAACCAGGACCCGTCCGTGCGCCGGCTCCAGTACGCCGCGGACATCACCTACGGCACGAACAACGAGTTCGGCTTCGACTACCTGCGCGACAACATGGCCTGGAGCAAGGACGAGCTCGTCCAGCGCGGCCACAACTTTGCGATCGTCGATGAAGTCGACTCGATCCTCATCGACGAGGCCCGTACCCCGCTGATCATCTCCGGCCCGGCCTCCGGCGACGCCAACCGCTGGTACGGCGAATTCGCCAAGGTGGTCCTGCGCCTGGACAACGAGACCGACTACGAGGTCGACGAGAAGAAGCGCACCGTCGGCGTCCTCGAAAACGGCATCGAAAAGGTCGAGGACTACCTGGGCATTTCCAACCTGTACGAGTCCGCCAACACGCCGCTCATCGGCTTCCTGAACAACGCCATCAAGGCCAAGGAACTGTTCAAGCGCGACAAGGACTACGTCATCATGGACGGCGAGGTGCTGATCGTTGACGAGCACACCGGCCGCATCCTGGCCGGGCGCCGCTACAACGAAGGCATGCACCAGGCCATCGAGGCGAAGGAAGGGGTGGAGATCAAGGCCGAGAACCAGACCCTGGCCACCGTGACCTTGCAGAACTACTTCCGCCTGTACGACAAACTCTCCGGCATGACCGGTACCGCCGAGACCGAGGCCGCCGAATTCATGGGCACCTACTCCCTCGGCGTGGTCCCGATCCCCACGAACAAGTCCATGCAGCGCAAGGACCAGTCCGACCTCGTCTACAAGAACGAGATCGTCAAGTTCGACGCCGTCGTTGAGGACATTGCCGAACGCCACGAAACCGGCCAGCCCGTCCTGGTGGGTACCACCAGCGTCGAGAAGAGCGAATACCTCTCCAAGAAGCTGTCCGAAAAGGGCATCAAGCACGAGGTCCTCAACGCCAAGAACCACGCCCGTGAAGCGGCGATCGTGGCCCAGGCCGGACGCCGCGGCGCCGTCACCGTCGCCACCAACATGGCCGGCCGCGGTACCGACATCATGCTCGGCGGCAACGCCGAATTCAATGCCGTCGCCGCGCTGGCCGCCAAGGGCCTGGATCCCGAGGAAACCCCGGAGGAGTACGAGGCCGCCTGGCACGAAGCCTTCGAGGCCGCCAAGGACGCCGTCAAGGACGAACACGAGGCTGTCCTGGAAGCCGGCGGCCTGTACGTGCTGGGTACCGAACGGCACGAATCCCGCCGCATCGACAACCAGCTCCGCGGCCGTTCCGGACGCCAGGGCGACCCGGGTGAATCCCGCTTCTACCTGTCCCTGACGGACGATTTGATGCGTTTGTTCAACTCCGGTGCCGCCGAGCGCCTCATGTCCCGATCCTCCATGCCCGACGACGTCGCGCTGGAATCAAAGCTCGTCTCCAAGGCGATCGCCTCCGCCCAGGGACAGGTCGAGGCCCGCAACGCCGAACAGCGCAAGAACGTGCTCAAGTACGACGACGTCCTCAACCGCCAGCGCGAAGCCATCTATGGCGACCGCCGCCGGATCCTCGAGGGCGACGACCTGCACGAGAAGGTCCAGTTCTTCCTCGAGGACACCGTGAACGAAATCATCGAAGCCGCGATTGCCGAAGGGCACCCCGGCGACTGGGACTTCAACACGCTGTGGACCAACCTGCGCACCATCTACCCGGTTGCCGTGACCCCGGACGACCTTGCCGAGGAAGCCGGCGGACCCGGCCGCATCACCGCCGAAATGCTCAAGACCGAACTGCTCTCCGACGCCCAGGTGGCCTACCGCGAGCGTGAGGCCGCGCTCGGCTCGGAAACCATGCGCGAACTCGAACGCCGCGTGGTGCTCTCCGTCGTCGGCCGCAAATGGCAGGAACACCTCTACGAGATGGACTACCTGAAGGAAGGCATCGGCCTGCGGGCCATGGCCCAGCGCGACCCCCTGGTCGAATACCAGCGCGAAGGCTTCGAGATGTTCCAGTCCATGATGGCCGCCATCCGTGAGGAGAGCGTCGGCTTCCTGTTCAACCTCGAGGTCCAGGTCGAAAACGCACCGGAGACCGCCGTGGGCGTCGTCGCCGAAGCTCCCGCCGGCCTTATGGACCGGGTTGCCGGAGCATCCGAGGCCGACCACAACCACACCGGACCGCGGATCACCGCGCCCGGCCTGGAGGAGCCGGCCAAGCCGGCCCAGTTGCAGTTCACCGCACCGGACGCACAGGGTGACGCCGAAACGCACGTTGAACGCCGCTCCAGCGGTGACGGCCTCCCGCCGTCCGCCAAGCGCGCCGGCAACAAGACTGCGAAGAAGAAGAAAAAGCGCTGA
- a CDS encoding winged helix-turn-helix domain-containing protein — translation MGASLSLSQARRIALGAQGLAGVRPTQPVSARVVGRTFAQLQLVQIDSVNIVARSHFLPFFSRLGDYDRDILSTLAGTAPRKMMEYWAHEASFIRPDHFHDLKMWQNRQWVGGGNLDPALRASLEEQILSLLAHSRPLTAREVKERIGHEEVKNTDEWGWNWSAVKRTLEGLFERGVVGAASRNEQFERRYSLVDKVLPPALRLAPGDDADPQLKQDAVDRLIEAAARAHGIGTSRCFADYFRLPHKEAAAAVARLVDDGVLAPVTVTGWAAQTYLHASAKIPRRAQGRALLSPFDSLVFERRRLLELFNFHYRLEIYTPAAQRKFGYYVLPFLLGENMAARVDLKADRQAGRLLVRGAFAEPDAPAETAAELAEELALMAGWLGLEDVVVLPHGDLAAALGREVGHR, via the coding sequence ATGGGTGCAAGCCTGAGCCTGTCACAGGCCCGGCGAATTGCACTCGGCGCCCAGGGACTTGCAGGAGTCCGGCCCACCCAACCCGTCAGTGCACGGGTGGTGGGCCGGACTTTTGCGCAACTACAGCTGGTGCAGATCGACTCCGTCAACATCGTGGCCCGCAGCCACTTCCTGCCGTTCTTCTCCAGGCTCGGCGACTACGACCGCGACATCCTTTCCACCCTGGCCGGCACCGCCCCACGGAAGATGATGGAATATTGGGCCCATGAGGCGAGCTTCATCCGGCCCGACCATTTTCATGACCTCAAAATGTGGCAGAACCGCCAATGGGTGGGTGGCGGAAACCTTGACCCGGCGCTGCGGGCCTCGCTCGAGGAACAAATCCTGTCCCTGCTGGCGCACAGCCGTCCGCTGACCGCCCGTGAAGTCAAGGAACGGATTGGCCATGAAGAGGTCAAGAACACGGACGAATGGGGCTGGAACTGGAGCGCCGTCAAACGCACCCTCGAAGGCCTTTTTGAACGCGGCGTGGTGGGCGCCGCCTCCCGCAACGAGCAATTTGAGCGCCGCTACTCACTCGTGGACAAGGTCCTGCCGCCGGCGCTGCGGCTGGCTCCGGGGGACGACGCCGACCCGCAGCTGAAACAAGACGCAGTGGACCGGCTCATCGAGGCCGCGGCCCGGGCGCACGGCATCGGCACGTCGCGGTGCTTTGCCGACTACTTCCGGCTCCCGCACAAGGAAGCCGCCGCCGCAGTGGCCCGGCTCGTGGACGACGGCGTCCTGGCGCCGGTCACCGTGACCGGCTGGGCTGCGCAGACGTACCTGCATGCGAGTGCCAAAATCCCGCGCCGGGCCCAGGGCCGGGCGCTGCTGAGCCCCTTCGATTCCCTTGTGTTTGAGCGGCGGAGGCTCCTGGAGTTGTTCAATTTCCACTACCGGCTGGAAATCTACACTCCGGCAGCCCAACGAAAATTTGGATATTACGTCCTGCCATTTCTGCTGGGCGAGAACATGGCCGCCCGGGTGGACCTGAAAGCGGACCGGCAGGCCGGCCGGCTCCTGGTCAGGGGCGCCTTCGCCGAACCGGACGCCCCGGCCGAAACCGCGGCCGAGCTGGCCGAGGAGTTGGCGCTGATGGCAGGATGGCTGGGACTCGAAGACGTCGTCGTGCTTCCCCACGGGGACCTCGCCGCGGCACTGGGCCGCGAGGTGGGACACCGCTGA
- the mtrA gene encoding MtrAB system response regulator MtrA, with protein sequence MKARILVVDDDEALAEMIGIVLRNDGFDPVFCADGAKALEVFRANKPDLVLLDLMLPGLDGIEVCRQIRGESDVPIVMLTAKSDTSDVVRGLESGADDYVAKPFKPAELVARVRARLRPGDVKAPETLVIGEISIDVAGHAVRRAGERVLLTPLEFDLLVALARKPWQVFTRELLLEQVWGYRHAADTRLVNVHVQRLRSKIERDPEAPEVVLTVRGVGYKAGQ encoded by the coding sequence ATGAAGGCACGCATTTTAGTGGTTGACGACGACGAAGCACTGGCAGAGATGATAGGCATTGTGCTGCGCAATGACGGGTTTGACCCCGTCTTTTGTGCCGACGGTGCCAAGGCATTGGAAGTTTTCCGCGCCAACAAGCCGGACCTGGTGCTGCTGGACCTGATGCTTCCGGGCCTTGACGGCATCGAGGTGTGCCGTCAGATTCGCGGCGAGTCGGACGTGCCGATCGTCATGTTGACGGCAAAGTCGGACACGTCCGACGTCGTTCGCGGCCTTGAATCAGGTGCCGACGACTATGTGGCAAAGCCGTTCAAGCCCGCCGAGCTGGTGGCCCGTGTGCGCGCACGCCTGCGCCCCGGTGACGTCAAGGCGCCCGAGACGCTCGTCATCGGCGAGATCAGCATTGACGTGGCCGGCCATGCGGTGCGCCGTGCGGGCGAACGTGTCCTGCTGACTCCGCTGGAATTTGACCTGCTGGTGGCCCTGGCCCGCAAGCCGTGGCAGGTATTCACCCGTGAGCTGCTGCTGGAGCAGGTGTGGGGCTACCGCCACGCCGCGGACACCCGCCTGGTCAACGTGCACGTCCAGCGTCTGCGCTCAAAGATTGAGCGCGACCCCGAGGCCCCCGAAGTGGTCCTGACCGTGCGCGGCGTGGGATACAAGGCCGGGCAGTAG
- a CDS encoding DUF4129 domain-containing protein, whose amino-acid sequence MLALAALPGALGFDVPVTPGADEARRWAAEELAKAVYQNAKPGLAEQFIAWVKKALAGFLDGMGSLNANAGLLVVIGILLVAVIAAVAVVRPRLNRKRARDAAVFAGPSVLTAGQHRSLARAAAAAGDLDTAVSEQFRALVRAGEERDVVSPAPGRTAAEVAAELQRAFPAHGQALLRAADIFNAVRYGHAKASQSLLAELVATDRAISAAKPVYADELVAP is encoded by the coding sequence ATGCTCGCACTCGCGGCCCTCCCGGGGGCCCTTGGCTTCGATGTCCCCGTCACCCCGGGGGCCGATGAGGCGCGCCGTTGGGCTGCTGAGGAATTGGCCAAGGCCGTGTATCAAAACGCCAAGCCGGGCCTCGCCGAACAATTTATCGCCTGGGTCAAGAAGGCGCTTGCCGGCTTCCTCGATGGCATGGGCTCCCTGAACGCCAACGCCGGACTGCTGGTGGTGATCGGCATTCTCCTGGTGGCGGTCATTGCCGCCGTCGCCGTTGTCCGGCCCAGGCTCAACCGGAAACGGGCCAGGGATGCGGCGGTCTTTGCCGGACCCTCCGTGCTCACCGCCGGGCAGCACAGGTCGCTGGCCCGCGCGGCGGCCGCCGCCGGGGACCTGGACACGGCCGTCAGCGAGCAATTCCGGGCCCTGGTCCGCGCCGGCGAGGAGCGCGACGTCGTCTCCCCTGCACCCGGGCGGACTGCCGCCGAGGTTGCCGCCGAATTGCAGCGCGCCTTCCCCGCGCATGGACAGGCCCTGCTCCGCGCGGCCGACATCTTCAACGCCGTGCGTTACGGCCATGCCAAAGCCTCGCAGTCGCTCCTGGCGGAATTGGTGGCCACCGACCGGGCCATATCCGCCGCCAAGCCCGTCTATGCCGACGAGCTGGTGGCGCCGTGA
- the mtrB gene encoding MtrAB system histidine kinase MtrB, which yields MSIDSTSGQPDGAAPGDGVPGTLGPGTPGPAASLWGKLAAGTGAGLAAAGRFLWHAARRVQRSLSRRWRTSLQFRTVLTTLVVASIAVVGVGGYLAGQVSNGLFKERLAQAQQESLRGVTQVQDSFNNASLSDQPRVSTYVKDTLKLLEVGGADDNRKYLMVKIPGQTSKLAVSSSDSGGVTAAIIPDDLRAAVQGDPDGQFWQSIALPTGSSGVHPAVVIGSQVELLQTNYELYMIYDLNSAQVTLNYIKSVLWLAGSVLLLLIGAITWYVTRMVVKPVSQAAAVSEKLAAGRLEERLQVVGEDEMARLATSFNKMATSLQDQINALATLSEMQQRFVSDVSHELRTPLTTVRMAAEVLYDARDDFDPVNKRSSELLFHQVERFELLLADLLEISRFDAGVADLDVESLDIFSVIHSVIDVATPVAEANKSELSVVTRLRNHKCVVEMDSRRIDRILRNLVLNALEHSEGNPVKIFVSADETAVAVAVRDYGIGMSPDAVGHVFDRFWRADPARARTTGGSGLGLSIAMEDARLHDGWLDAWGVPGEGACFRLTLPRKRGGVLTHSPVPLPPDGGVAATADSLNTGPITTNTGSFGVVGALGSIHPATAIDIGKSESRHEDPVAPAAAPRTDSTTTGY from the coding sequence GTGAGCATTGACAGCACCTCCGGGCAGCCCGACGGCGCGGCCCCCGGTGACGGCGTCCCCGGAACTTTGGGACCCGGAACCCCCGGCCCCGCTGCATCGCTGTGGGGAAAATTGGCGGCCGGGACCGGCGCCGGGCTGGCCGCAGCGGGCCGGTTCCTGTGGCATGCCGCCCGACGGGTCCAGCGATCACTCTCACGGCGCTGGCGCACCTCCCTGCAGTTCCGCACGGTGCTGACCACGCTGGTGGTTGCCTCGATCGCCGTGGTGGGGGTGGGCGGCTACCTGGCCGGGCAGGTTTCCAACGGTTTGTTCAAGGAGCGCCTGGCCCAGGCCCAGCAGGAGTCCCTGCGTGGCGTCACCCAGGTCCAGGACAGTTTCAACAACGCAAGCCTCAGCGACCAGCCGCGCGTTTCGACCTATGTGAAGGACACGCTGAAACTGCTGGAGGTCGGGGGTGCGGATGACAACCGCAAATACCTGATGGTGAAGATCCCGGGCCAGACCAGCAAGCTTGCCGTCAGCTCCTCGGATTCCGGCGGCGTCACCGCGGCCATCATCCCCGATGACCTGCGCGCCGCCGTCCAGGGCGATCCCGACGGCCAGTTTTGGCAGTCGATCGCCCTGCCCACGGGGTCCTCGGGCGTCCACCCGGCGGTCGTGATCGGCAGTCAGGTCGAACTGCTGCAAACCAACTATGAGCTCTACATGATCTATGACCTGAACAGTGCTCAGGTCACCTTGAACTACATCAAATCGGTGCTGTGGCTGGCCGGCAGCGTCCTGCTGCTGCTGATCGGCGCCATCACCTGGTACGTGACCCGGATGGTGGTCAAGCCCGTCAGCCAGGCCGCCGCCGTCTCGGAAAAGCTGGCCGCCGGACGGTTGGAGGAACGCCTGCAGGTGGTGGGCGAGGATGAAATGGCACGCCTGGCCACCTCCTTCAACAAGATGGCCACCTCGCTGCAGGACCAGATCAACGCCCTGGCCACCCTCTCGGAAATGCAACAGCGCTTCGTCTCCGACGTATCGCACGAACTGCGCACCCCGCTGACCACCGTGCGCATGGCCGCCGAGGTCCTCTACGACGCCCGCGACGACTTCGATCCCGTCAACAAGCGCTCCTCCGAGCTGCTCTTCCACCAGGTGGAGCGCTTTGAACTGCTGCTGGCGGACCTGCTGGAGATCTCCCGGTTCGACGCCGGCGTGGCCGACCTCGACGTGGAATCCCTGGACATCTTCTCCGTGATTCATTCCGTGATCGACGTGGCAACCCCCGTGGCGGAGGCCAACAAATCGGAGCTTTCCGTGGTGACCCGCCTGCGCAACCACAAATGCGTGGTGGAAATGGACTCCCGCCGCATTGACAGGATCCTGCGGAACCTGGTGCTCAACGCCCTTGAACACAGCGAGGGCAACCCGGTGAAGATCTTTGTCTCCGCCGATGAAACCGCCGTCGCCGTGGCCGTCAGGGATTACGGAATCGGCATGTCCCCGGACGCCGTGGGGCACGTGTTTGACCGTTTTTGGCGTGCCGACCCGGCCCGCGCCCGCACCACCGGCGGCAGCGGCCTGGGCCTTTCCATCGCCATGGAGGATGCCCGGCTCCACGACGGCTGGCTGGACGCCTGGGGCGTGCCGGGAGAAGGCGCCTGCTTCCGGCTGACCCTGCCCCGCAAACGGGGAGGCGTGCTGACGCACTCGCCCGTGCCGTTGCCGCCCGACGGCGGAGTGGCCGCGACCGCCGACAGCCTGAACACCGGGCCCATCACCACCAACACCGGCTCCTTCGGGGTGGTCGGCGCGCTGGGCAGCATCCACCCGGCCACTGCCATCGACATCGGCAAGTCCGAAAGCCGGCACGAGGACCCCGTTGCGCCCGCGGCGGCACCCCGCACGGACTCCACGACGACGGGATACTAG
- a CDS encoding LpqB family beta-propeller domain-containing protein produces MMGQRLAANRSSRARRKGVAAWLVMVVVVLFTAAACAAIPISGPVGKSDPLAPRNNSVNINFQQFAPVEGASPESIISGFIDSGTGINDDYQVARLYLTAGLAQSWAADKRTLVYKNTFSVAPGKEKDSYEVTFDVVSTVDATGVLTPAAANAKETIEMKLVQVGGQWRISETPDGVLLADANFQTLFSPVSLYFYDPTFTYGVPDVRWLTARSSRASTAIVKAMLGGPAPYLKGAVVSAFPSGISLERDSVPVNNGVAKVGLVAQPLLETSVRQRQQMRAQLLVTMQKALNTVTDVQFLADDREVDMGGSSDSVPPMIIDNPVPSTQVALSKNELVNFDGTQISAIANVGPIADLAPSAPAVSYSGKQYAFLSSGGNRIYSVAAGRSPATAISGVALTPPSFAPNGWLWSAEGDGSGTVMAINATNGVKDVTPVVLTVPWLVGRHVTTLRISRDGTRALVISDAGGETQVSVTGIVKAGEAPKELTAPITLPQAGTPTLGVWVGDTSVAVMEPSATLPVAIDVLDLTRDPVSLSELMGIEWLSAGSGVRNVHAQSATELFTLIGNNWEVSTKGLRQASFAG; encoded by the coding sequence ATGATGGGACAGCGCTTGGCGGCAAACCGCAGCAGCCGGGCACGGCGAAAAGGCGTCGCAGCCTGGTTGGTGATGGTCGTCGTCGTGCTTTTCACGGCGGCCGCATGTGCCGCGATTCCCATCAGCGGGCCGGTGGGAAAGAGCGATCCGCTGGCGCCCCGCAACAACTCCGTGAACATCAACTTCCAACAGTTCGCACCCGTCGAGGGCGCCTCGCCGGAGAGCATCATCAGCGGTTTCATTGACTCCGGCACCGGGATCAACGACGACTACCAGGTGGCGCGGCTGTACCTCACGGCCGGGCTGGCACAGTCATGGGCGGCGGACAAACGCACCCTGGTCTACAAGAACACGTTCTCGGTGGCGCCCGGCAAGGAAAAGGACTCCTACGAGGTCACCTTCGACGTGGTCTCCACGGTGGACGCGACGGGGGTGCTGACCCCGGCCGCGGCCAATGCCAAGGAAACCATCGAGATGAAGCTTGTCCAGGTGGGAGGCCAGTGGCGCATCAGCGAAACCCCCGACGGCGTGCTGCTGGCGGACGCAAACTTCCAGACCCTTTTCAGCCCCGTTTCCCTGTACTTCTATGACCCCACCTTCACCTACGGCGTGCCCGACGTGAGATGGCTGACGGCGCGGTCTTCGCGGGCGTCCACCGCCATCGTCAAGGCCATGCTGGGCGGCCCGGCACCGTACCTGAAGGGCGCCGTGGTGAGCGCCTTCCCCAGCGGCATTTCGCTGGAACGCGACTCCGTGCCGGTGAACAACGGTGTGGCGAAGGTGGGCCTCGTGGCGCAGCCCTTGTTGGAGACAAGCGTGCGCCAGCGCCAACAAATGCGCGCGCAGCTGCTGGTCACCATGCAAAAGGCGCTCAACACCGTCACCGACGTCCAGTTCCTCGCCGATGACCGGGAGGTGGACATGGGAGGCTCCTCCGATTCTGTCCCGCCCATGATCATCGACAACCCGGTGCCGTCCACCCAGGTGGCGTTGTCCAAAAACGAACTGGTCAACTTCGACGGAACCCAGATTTCCGCCATCGCCAACGTTGGCCCGATCGCCGATCTGGCACCCTCGGCGCCCGCGGTGTCGTACTCGGGCAAGCAGTACGCGTTCCTTTCAAGCGGCGGAAACCGCATCTACAGTGTGGCCGCCGGCCGGTCGCCGGCCACGGCGATTTCGGGCGTGGCGCTCACGCCGCCGTCGTTCGCGCCCAACGGCTGGTTGTGGTCGGCGGAGGGCGACGGCTCCGGGACGGTGATGGCCATCAACGCGACCAACGGCGTCAAGGACGTCACCCCGGTGGTGCTGACGGTTCCGTGGCTGGTGGGCCGGCACGTGACCACGCTGCGCATTTCCCGGGACGGCACCCGCGCCCTGGTCATCTCCGACGCCGGGGGAGAGACCCAGGTGTCCGTCACGGGCATCGTGAAGGCCGGCGAGGCTCCCAAGGAGCTGACCGCGCCGATCACGCTCCCGCAGGCCGGAACGCCAACCCTGGGCGTCTGGGTGGGCGACACAAGCGTCGCCGTCATGGAGCCGTCGGCAACCCTGCCCGTCGCGATCGACGTCCTTGACCTGACCCGGGACCCCGTGTCGCTGAGTGAGCTCATGGGCATTGAATGGCTCAGTGCCGGGTCCGGGGTCCGCAACGTGCACGCGCAAAGCGCCACCGAGCTGTTCACGCTCATCGGCAACAACTGGGAGGTCTCCACCAAGGGCCTGCGGCAGGCGTCCTTCGCCGGCTAG